Proteins from a single region of Parasedimentitalea psychrophila:
- a CDS encoding LLM class flavin-dependent oxidoreductase — protein MQKFSLLDLSPIPEGKTAAHALSNTTELARAAEKAGYHRYWLAEHHNMPGIASAATAVVIGYVAAATNTMRIGAGGIMLPNHAPLMVAEQFGTLATLYPDRIDLGIGRAPGTDVATARALRRHMAPEDSFPQDVQELIGYFDDVPGDAAVQAVPGAGTQVPVWILGSSLYGAQLAAYLGLPYAFASHFAPAMLEDALSVYRTSFQPSATLSQPYVMVAAGVCAAETDAEAEFLRSSQLLAFSNLRTGKPGKLPYPTHDLAAEIPSSVFAQVKQAMSCSATGSPMTIEAQLRTIIDKYQPDELLVTGMIHDHSARVRSFEIAAAALTALRKPTTIA, from the coding sequence ATGCAAAAATTCTCGCTGCTCGATTTATCGCCTATCCCAGAAGGGAAGACTGCGGCCCACGCATTATCTAACACAACCGAGCTCGCGCGAGCGGCAGAGAAGGCTGGGTATCACCGTTATTGGCTGGCGGAACATCACAACATGCCTGGGATAGCTAGCGCGGCGACAGCGGTCGTTATTGGCTATGTGGCTGCAGCAACCAATACCATGCGGATAGGGGCCGGGGGGATTATGTTACCCAATCATGCCCCATTGATGGTGGCTGAACAGTTTGGAACGCTGGCGACGCTTTATCCGGACCGGATCGATCTGGGCATAGGCCGTGCGCCGGGGACAGATGTGGCGACGGCCCGGGCGCTGCGCCGTCACATGGCGCCCGAGGATAGCTTTCCTCAGGATGTGCAAGAACTGATAGGGTATTTTGACGATGTGCCGGGTGACGCTGCTGTTCAGGCTGTTCCCGGAGCAGGCACACAGGTTCCAGTCTGGATTCTCGGCTCAAGCCTTTATGGCGCGCAGTTAGCAGCTTATCTTGGTCTACCATACGCCTTTGCCTCGCATTTTGCACCAGCTATGCTGGAGGACGCCTTGTCAGTTTACCGGACATCGTTTCAACCCTCTGCCACCCTATCGCAGCCGTATGTGATGGTTGCTGCCGGGGTTTGCGCGGCGGAAACAGATGCAGAAGCTGAATTTCTGCGGTCATCACAATTGCTCGCATTTTCAAATTTACGAACAGGCAAACCCGGGAAGTTACCATACCCGACCCATGATTTAGCCGCCGAAATCCCAAGCTCAGTGTTTGCACAGGTGAAGCAGGCGATGTCGTGCTCCGCGACAGGTTCTCCGATGACGATCGAGGCTCAGCTTCGCACAATTATCGACAAGTATCAGCCTGACGAACTTTTGGTGACTGGCATGATTCACGACCACTCGGCACGGGTTCGATCTTTTGAGATTGCCGCCGCCGCATTGACGGCATTGCGCAAGCCGACGACGATCGCCTGA
- a CDS encoding right-handed parallel beta-helix repeat-containing protein: protein MDNNLLQAELAFDGAQGFGAEADGGRGGEVVKVTTLADSGPGSLRWALEELDGPRIVVFEVSGQITLTDSIKVNGDVTVAGQTSPEGVTITGAKLRVIGSDVIIRGLQFRPGDGEGDEPENRDGISIGNKNQTVENVIIDSNSFSWSIDELVTVLYGSQNITISNNIMAEALRNSLHPKGDHSMGLLIGDGSSNVTIVGNLIAHNQFRNIMVEDDAKSIEFINNLVYNYGDTGFKGHEGTTAHLIGNVYIAGKDSVDRAAILLLEPHSDTGYYLEDNVAEVDGPAMSKISDSYVFTPSNVTVLSSSEVFDHVLANAGARYPSLTVTDERIIQTVIDGTGRIIDSPDDVGGYDSVPNTEAPSDRDDDGIPDAHEVISGTNPDVSDAHEDADGNGVSNIEDYINGLIVSVDTAAPVVQSSSAPNIGSAQAGEVSTDITVVFSDNVAVDVSTIDIGDITVTGPGGSLAVTGVSVDTSIVGTLRTATYMVTAPGGTWDVADDGSYTVALLDSEVQDTSGNSVVADPSMATFTVDSDDTIAPFVQSSSAPDIGSAQAGEMSTDITVVFSDNVAVDVSTIDIGDITVTGPGGSLAVTGVSVDTSIAGTPRTATYTVTAPGGTWDVADDGSYTVALLDNEVQDTSGNSVVADPSMTAFTVDGADTTAPVVQSSSAPNIGSVQAGEVSTDITVVFSDNVAVDVSTIDIGDITVTGPGGSLAVTGVSVDTSIAGTPRTATYTVTAPGGTWDLADDGNYTVALLNSEVQDTSGNSVVADPSMTTFTVDLTVPPPEPFRIEAETFDIVSGFNVRNNSLASNDQYLQVGGSGEQRASYTFTEADGIYDLGIGHYDESDGQSQMSALVNGTTIDTFIWNADAGSAFADQTTLAEHAITNVSLSAGDVIELVGFKDGSEPLRTDYIDFTWVSGGDTTAPVVQSSSAPNIGSAQAGEVSTDITVVFSDNVAVDVSTIDIGDITVTGPGGSLAVTGVSVDTSIAGTPRTATYTVTAPGGMWDVADDGNYTVALLDSEVQDTSGNSVVADPSMTAFTVDGADTTAPVVQSSSAPDIGSAQAGEMSTDITVVFSDNVAVDVSTIDIGDITVTGPGGSLAVTGVSVDTSIAGTPRTATYTVTAPGGTWDVADDGSYTVALLDNEVQDTSGNSVVADPSMTAFTVDSADTTAPVVQSSSAPNIGSVQAGEVSTDITVVFSDNVAVDVSTIDIGDITVIGPGGSLAVTGVSVDTSIAGTPRTATYMVTAPGGTWDVADDGSYTVALLDSEVQDTSGNSVVADPSMATFMVDLTVPPPEPFRIEAETFDIVSGFNVKNNSLASNDQYLQAGGSGEQRASYTFTEADGIYDLGIGHYDESDGQSQMSALVNGTTIDTFIWNTDAGSAFADQTTLAEHAITNVSLSAGDVIELVGFKDGSEPLRTDYIDFTWVSGGDTTAPVVQLSSAPNIGSAQVGEMSTDITVVFSDNVAVDVSTIDIGDITVTGPGGSLAVTGVSVDTSIVGTLRTATYMVTAPGGTWDVADDGSYTVALLDSEVQDTSGNSVVADPSMATFTVDSDDTIAPFVQSSSAPDIGSAQAGEMSTDITVVFSDNVAVDVSTIDIGDITVTGPGGSLAVTGVSVDTSIAETPRTATYTVTAPGGTWDVADDGSYTVALLDNEVQDTSGNSVVADPSMTAFTVDGADTTAPVVQSSSAPNIGSVQAGEVSTDITVVFSDNVAVDVSTIDIGDITVTGPGGSLAVTGVSVDTSIAGTPRTATYTVTAPGGTWDLADDGNYTVALLNSEVQDTSGNSVVADPSMATFTADLTVPPPEPFRIEAETFDIVSGFNVRNNSLASNDQYLQAGGSGEQRASYTFTEADGIYDLGIGHYDESDGQSQMSALVNGTTIDTFIWNADAGSAFADQTTLAEHAITNVSLSAGDVIELVGLKDGSEPLRTDYIDFVYVDELIG from the coding sequence ATGGACAATAATCTTTTGCAGGCAGAGCTGGCCTTTGACGGTGCACAAGGATTTGGCGCCGAAGCAGATGGCGGACGCGGCGGCGAGGTCGTAAAGGTCACCACTCTCGCGGATTCTGGACCCGGGTCACTCAGATGGGCTCTAGAAGAGCTCGACGGGCCGCGGATCGTGGTCTTTGAAGTCAGCGGTCAAATCACCCTGACAGACTCCATCAAAGTCAATGGCGACGTCACCGTCGCCGGTCAGACCTCGCCCGAGGGCGTAACGATTACCGGAGCCAAACTCCGGGTCATCGGAAGTGACGTCATCATACGTGGCCTGCAGTTCCGCCCCGGCGACGGGGAAGGTGATGAGCCTGAAAACCGGGATGGGATCTCGATCGGCAACAAAAATCAAACCGTCGAGAATGTTATCATCGATAGCAATTCGTTCAGCTGGTCGATCGACGAACTTGTCACGGTTTTGTACGGATCTCAAAACATCACCATCTCCAACAACATTATGGCCGAGGCGCTGCGAAACTCGCTCCACCCCAAGGGCGACCACTCGATGGGCCTGCTGATTGGCGATGGCAGTTCGAATGTCACGATCGTTGGCAACCTGATTGCCCACAACCAGTTCCGGAACATCATGGTTGAAGACGACGCGAAGAGCATCGAATTCATAAACAACCTTGTCTACAACTATGGAGATACAGGCTTTAAGGGGCACGAAGGCACCACCGCACATCTGATCGGCAACGTCTACATCGCAGGCAAGGATTCCGTCGACCGCGCGGCCATTCTGCTGTTGGAGCCACATTCTGACACTGGCTACTACCTTGAAGACAACGTCGCCGAAGTCGATGGCCCGGCGATGTCCAAGATCTCGGACAGCTACGTGTTCACCCCAAGCAATGTCACCGTATTGTCGTCTTCCGAGGTTTTCGACCACGTCCTGGCGAATGCCGGCGCTCGCTATCCGTCGCTGACCGTAACCGATGAACGGATCATCCAGACGGTGATTGACGGGACCGGTCGTATTATCGACTCCCCAGATGACGTCGGCGGCTACGATTCTGTGCCCAACACCGAAGCCCCGAGCGACCGGGATGACGATGGGATACCGGACGCCCACGAAGTAATTTCTGGCACCAATCCTGACGTGTCTGACGCACATGAGGATGCCGACGGCAACGGCGTGTCCAACATCGAGGATTACATCAACGGGCTGATCGTTAGTGTCGATACGGCCGCGCCGGTCGTCCAGTCGTCTTCGGCGCCGAATATCGGCTCTGCCCAGGCCGGAGAGGTGAGCACCGACATCACCGTTGTCTTCTCGGACAACGTGGCCGTTGACGTGTCAACTATCGACATCGGGGACATCACCGTTACCGGGCCGGGCGGCAGCCTTGCGGTGACCGGCGTTAGTGTCGACACCAGCATCGTCGGAACCCTGCGGACGGCGACCTATATGGTGACCGCGCCAGGCGGCACGTGGGACGTTGCCGACGACGGCAGCTATACCGTTGCGCTTCTGGACAGCGAGGTGCAGGACACCAGCGGCAACTCGGTAGTGGCCGACCCGTCTATGGCAACATTCACGGTCGATAGTGACGATACGATCGCGCCGTTCGTCCAGTCGTCTTCGGCGCCCGATATCGGCTCTGCTCAGGCCGGTGAGATGAGCACCGACATCACCGTTGTCTTCTCAGACAACGTGGCCGTTGACGTGTCGACCATCGACATCGGTGACATCACCGTTACCGGGCCGGGCGGCAGCCTTGCGGTGACCGGCGTTAGTGTCGACACCAGCATCGCCGGAACCCCGCGGACGGCGACCTATACGGTGACCGCGCCAGGCGGCACGTGGGACGTTGCCGACGACGGCAGCTATACCGTTGCGCTTCTGGACAACGAGGTACAGGACACCAGCGGCAACTCGGTGGTGGCCGACCCGTCTATGACGGCCTTCACGGTCGATGGTGCCGATACGACCGCGCCTGTCGTGCAGTCGTCTTCAGCGCCGAATATCGGCTCTGTCCAGGCCGGTGAGGTGAGCACCGACATCACCGTTGTCTTCTCGGACAACGTGGCCGTTGACGTGTCGACTATCGACATCGGTGACATCACCGTGACCGGGCCGGGCGGCAGCCTTGCGGTGACCGGCGTTAGTGTCGACACCAGCATCGCCGGAACCCCGCGGACGGCGACCTATACGGTGACCGCGCCAGGCGGCACGTGGGACCTTGCCGACGACGGCAACTATACCGTTGCGCTTCTGAACAGCGAGGTGCAGGACACCAGCGGCAACTCGGTGGTGGCCGACCCGTCTATGACGACCTTCACGGTTGATCTGACCGTGCCGCCGCCCGAACCGTTCCGGATCGAGGCCGAAACCTTCGACATTGTCAGCGGCTTCAATGTCAGGAACAACAGCTTGGCGTCCAACGATCAGTATCTGCAGGTCGGCGGCAGCGGCGAGCAGCGGGCCTCGTATACCTTCACCGAAGCCGACGGTATCTACGATCTGGGCATTGGCCATTACGACGAATCCGACGGTCAGTCGCAAATGAGCGCCCTGGTTAACGGGACCACGATTGACACGTTTATCTGGAATGCCGATGCCGGGTCCGCCTTTGCCGACCAGACAACTTTGGCCGAACACGCCATCACCAACGTGTCACTGTCGGCTGGCGACGTGATCGAGCTCGTCGGCTTCAAGGATGGCAGCGAGCCGCTGCGCACCGACTATATCGACTTCACATGGGTCAGTGGCGGCGATACGACCGCGCCTGTCGTCCAGTCGTCTTCAGCGCCGAATATCGGCTCTGCCCAGGCCGGAGAGGTGAGCACCGACATCACCGTTGTCTTCTCGGACAACGTGGCCGTTGACGTGTCGACTATCGACATCGGTGACATCACCGTGACCGGGCCGGGCGGCAGCCTTGCGGTGACCGGCGTTAGTGTCGACACCAGCATCGCTGGAACCCCGCGGACGGCGACCTATACGGTGACCGCGCCAGGCGGGATGTGGGACGTTGCCGACGACGGCAACTATACCGTTGCGCTTCTGGACAGCGAGGTGCAGGACACCAGCGGCAACTCGGTGGTGGCCGACCCGTCTATGACGGCCTTCACGGTCGATGGTGCCGATACGACCGCGCCTGTCGTGCAGTCGTCTTCGGCGCCCGATATCGGCTCTGCTCAGGCCGGTGAGATGAGCACCGACATCACCGTTGTCTTCTCAGACAACGTGGCCGTTGACGTGTCGACCATCGACATCGGTGACATCACCGTTACCGGGCCGGGCGGCAGCCTTGCGGTGACCGGCGTTAGTGTCGACACCAGCATCGCCGGAACCCCGCGGACGGCGACCTATACGGTGACCGCGCCAGGCGGCACGTGGGACGTTGCCGACGACGGCAGCTATACCGTTGCGCTTCTGGACAACGAGGTACAGGACACCAGCGGCAACTCTGTGGTGGCCGACCCGTCTATGACGGCCTTCACGGTCGATAGTGCCGATACGACCGCGCCTGTCGTCCAGTCGTCTTCGGCGCCGAATATCGGCTCTGTCCAGGCCGGTGAGGTGAGCACCGACATCACCGTTGTCTTCTCGGACAACGTGGCCGTTGACGTGTCGACCATCGACATCGGTGACATCACCGTTATCGGGCCGGGCGGCAGCCTTGCGGTGACCGGCGTTAGTGTCGACACCAGCATCGCTGGAACCCCGCGGACGGCGACCTATATGGTGACCGCGCCAGGCGGCACGTGGGACGTTGCCGACGACGGCAGCTATACCGTTGCGCTTCTGGACAGCGAGGTGCAGGACACCAGCGGCAACTCGGTGGTGGCCGACCCGTCTATGGCAACATTCATGGTTGATCTGACCGTGCCGCCGCCCGAACCGTTCCGGATCGAGGCCGAAACCTTCGACATTGTCAGCGGCTTCAATGTCAAGAACAACAGCTTGGCGTCCAACGATCAGTATCTGCAGGCCGGCGGCAGCGGCGAGCAGCGGGCTTCGTATACCTTCACCGAAGCCGACGGTATCTACGATCTGGGCATTGGCCATTACGACGAGTCCGACGGTCAGTCGCAAATGAGCGCCCTGGTAAACGGGACCACGATTGACACGTTTATCTGGAATACCGATGCCGGGTCCGCCTTTGCCGACCAGACAACTTTGGCCGAACACGCCATCACCAACGTGTCACTGTCGGCTGGCGACGTGATAGAGCTCGTCGGCTTCAAGGATGGCAGCGAGCCGCTGCGCACCGACTATATCGACTTCACATGGGTCAGTGGCGGCGATACGACCGCGCCTGTCGTCCAGTTATCTTCAGCGCCGAATATCGGCTCTGCCCAGGTCGGTGAGATGAGCACCGACATCACCGTTGTCTTCTCGGACAACGTGGCCGTTGACGTGTCGACTATCGACATCGGTGACATCACCGTTACCGGGCCGGGCGGCAGCCTTGCGGTGACCGGCGTTAGTGTCGACACCAGCATCGTCGGAACCCTGCGGACGGCGACCTATATGGTGACCGCGCCAGGCGGCACGTGGGACGTTGCCGACGACGGCAGCTATACCGTTGCGCTTCTGGACAGCGAGGTGCAGGACACCAGCGGCAACTCGGTAGTGGCCGACCCGTCTATGGCAACATTCACGGTCGATAGTGACGATACGATCGCGCCGTTCGTCCAGTCGTCTTCGGCGCCCGATATCGGCTCTGCTCAGGCCGGTGAGATGAGCACCGACATCACCGTTGTCTTCTCAGACAACGTGGCCGTTGACGTGTCGACCATCGACATCGGTGACATCACCGTTACCGGGCCGGGCGGCAGCCTTGCGGTGACCGGCGTTAGTGTCGACACCAGCATCGCCGAAACCCCGCGGACGGCGACCTATACGGTGACCGCGCCAGGCGGCACGTGGGACGTTGCCGACGACGGCAGCTATACCGTTGCGCTTCTGGACAACGAGGTACAGGACACCAGCGGCAACTCGGTGGTGGCCGACCCGTCTATGACGGCCTTCACGGTCGATGGTGCCGATACGACCGCGCCTGTCGTGCAGTCGTCTTCAGCGCCGAATATCGGCTCTGTCCAGGCCGGTGAGGTGAGCACCGACATCACCGTTGTCTTCTCGGACAACGTGGCCGTTGACGTGTCGACTATCGACATCGGTGACATCACCGTGACCGGGCCGGGCGGCAGCCTTGCGGTGACCGGCGTTAGTGTCGACACCAGCATCGCCGGAACCCCGCGGACGGCGACCTATACGGTGACCGCGCCAGGCGGCACGTGGGACCTTGCCGACGACGGCAACTATACCGTTGCGCTTCTGAACAGCGAGGTGCAGGACACCAGCGGCAACTCGGTGGTGGCCGACCCGTCTATGGCAACATTCACGGCTGATCTGACCGTGCCGCCGCCCGAACCGTTCCGGATCGAGGCCGAAACCTTCGACATTGTCAGCGGCTTCAATGTCAGGAACAACAGCTTGGCGTCCAACGATCAGTATCTGCAGGCCGGCGGCAGCGGCGAGCAGCGGGCCTCGTATACCTTCACCGAAGCCGACGGTATCTACGATCTGGGCATTGGCCATTACGACGAATCCGACGGTCAGTCGCAAATGAGCGCCCTGGTTAACGGGACCACGATTGACACGTTTATCTGGAATGCCGATGCCGGGTCCGCCTTTGCCGACCAGACAACTTTGGCCGAACACGCCATCACCAACGTGTCACTGTCGGCTGGCGACGTGATAGAGCTCGTCGGCCTCAAGGATGGCAGCGAGCCGCTGCGCACCGACTATATCGACTTTGTGTATGTTGACGAACTGATCGGATAG
- a CDS encoding IS3 family transposase (programmed frameshift): MAPRPSEEFKRDAVRIALTSGLTRRQASSDLGVGMSTLCKWIGTYRDADVVSKEDQELANENERLRRENRLLREERELLKKGNNLLCGPKQMRFSFVEKHRNSIPTERLCRIVDVTPRGYRAWRKRPACQRQRGDMVLLAHIREQHRLSLQSYGRPRMVEELKELGLDIGHRRVGRLMRQNGISVVRTRKYKATTDSNHKFNITPNLLNRNFSADRPNQKWVVDISHIWTREGWLYLAVVLDLYSRRVVGWAVSNRMKRDLAIRALNMAITLRRPPKGCIHHSDRGSQYCSQDYQKILRRYGFKVSMSGKGNCYDNAAMETFFKTIKAELIWRHSWQTRRAAEIAIFEYINGFYNPRRRHSALGWKSPLAFEKIAA, translated from the exons ATGGCACCACGACCATCCGAAGAATTCAAACGCGACGCAGTGCGGATCGCACTGACCAGCGGGCTGACCCGCCGACAGGCGTCCTCCGATCTTGGGGTTGGTATGTCCACCCTGTGCAAGTGGATCGGAACCTATCGTGACGCGGACGTTGTTTCGAAAGAGGATCAGGAACTGGCCAATGAGAACGAGCGCCTTCGCCGGGAAAACCGCCTTCTACGTGAGGAGAGGGAGCTGCTAAAAAAAG GCAACAATCTTCTTTGCGGACCAAAGCAAATGAGGTTTTCATTTGTTGAAAAGCACCGCAATAGCATTCCCACAGAGCGACTTTGCCGGATTGTGGATGTCACCCCACGTGGCTACCGAGCCTGGCGCAAACGCCCTGCCTGCCAGCGTCAACGTGGGGATATGGTTCTGTTGGCCCACATCCGGGAGCAGCACCGCCTGAGTTTGCAGAGCTACGGCCGACCGAGAATGGTCGAAGAACTGAAAGAGCTTGGTCTGGATATTGGTCACCGCCGTGTCGGCCGATTGATGCGCCAGAACGGCATATCTGTTGTCAGAACCCGTAAGTACAAGGCCACAACGGACAGCAATCACAAGTTCAACATCACGCCAAACCTGCTGAACCGGAACTTCTCAGCAGATCGACCCAATCAAAAATGGGTTGTTGATATCAGCCACATCTGGACCCGCGAGGGCTGGCTCTATCTGGCCGTGGTTCTGGACCTGTACTCCAGGCGCGTGGTCGGTTGGGCTGTCAGCAACCGGATGAAGCGCGATCTGGCCATACGGGCGCTGAACATGGCCATAACCCTGCGCAGGCCGCCCAAAGGATGCATCCATCATTCTGATAGGGGCAGCCAATATTGCTCGCAGGATTACCAGAAAATCCTGCGCCGGTATGGCTTCAAGGTATCCATGAGCGGCAAGGGTAATTGCTATGATAACGCCGCAATGGAAACCTTCTTCAAAACCATCAAAGCGGAATTGATCTGGCGGCACTCTTGGCAAACCCGCAGGGCTGCTGAGATCGCCATCTTCGAGTACATTAATGGGTTCTATAATCCCCGCCGGAGACACTCGGCATTAGGCTGGAAAAGTCCCTTGGCTTTTGAAAAGATCGCCGCCTAA
- a CDS encoding IS3 family transposase (programmed frameshift), with the protein MKMTRYSEPQILAILRQAEGGVPVTELCREHGMSNASFYKWRSKYGGMDASMISQMKALEDENRRLKKMYAEMSMQAELLKEALGKKLIRPALRRGLAEKAVARHGISIALACRTFDVSETCYRYSPLLSDENEEIADLLVGLTAARKTWGFGLCFLHLRNVQGHSWNHKRVYRIYCELELNLRIKPRKRLKRDKPDALAVPDAPNMTWSMDFMADRLGDGRAFRLLNVLDDFNREGLGIEVDFSLPAERVIRSLNRIIEWRGKPGTIRVDNGPEYISGKLLEWAEKQGIIIQYIQPGKPQQNAYIERYNRTVRHEWLDQHIIENIEEAQDFATQWLWTYNNDRPNMGLGGITPAMKLKMAA; encoded by the exons ATGAAGATGACGAGATATAGCGAACCCCAAATTCTTGCGATCCTACGCCAAGCCGAAGGCGGTGTGCCTGTAACGGAGCTGTGCCGCGAGCACGGGATGAGCAACGCGTCGTTCTACAAATGGCGATCAAAATACGGTGGTATGGACGCGTCGATGATCAGCCAAATGAAGGCGCTTGAAGACGAGAACCGGCGGCTGAAAAAGATGTATGCCGAGATGAGCATGCAAGCAGAATTACTGAAGGAAGCCCTGGGAAAAAAGT TGATCCGGCCAGCCTTACGACGGGGTCTGGCCGAGAAAGCGGTGGCGCGCCACGGTATCAGCATTGCGCTGGCCTGCCGCACGTTTGATGTCAGTGAGACGTGCTATCGTTACAGCCCGCTCTTGAGCGATGAGAACGAAGAGATTGCCGATCTGCTGGTTGGGCTGACGGCCGCACGGAAGACTTGGGGGTTTGGGCTATGTTTCCTGCATCTACGTAACGTGCAAGGTCATTCGTGGAACCACAAAAGGGTTTACCGGATTTACTGCGAACTGGAACTGAACTTGCGGATCAAACCTCGGAAACGGTTAAAGCGGGACAAACCCGATGCGCTGGCAGTGCCGGACGCCCCGAACATGACCTGGTCGATGGACTTCATGGCGGATCGCCTCGGGGATGGTCGGGCGTTTCGGCTCTTGAACGTGCTGGATGATTTTAACCGCGAGGGTTTGGGCATCGAGGTCGATTTTTCTTTGCCAGCCGAACGGGTTATTCGCAGCCTTAATCGGATCATTGAATGGCGTGGGAAACCAGGAACCATTCGGGTCGATAATGGGCCGGAGTACATCAGTGGTAAGCTGCTGGAATGGGCTGAGAAACAAGGTATTATCATCCAGTACATTCAACCCGGAAAGCCGCAGCAGAACGCTTACATCGAGCGCTATAATCGCACCGTCAGGCATGAATGGTTGGACCAACATATCATCGAAAACATAGAGGAGGCACAGGACTTTGCCACACAATGGCTATGGACTTACAATAATGACCGCCCGAATATGGGCCTCGGCGGCATCACACCCGCAATGAAACTGAAAATGGCCGCGTAA
- a CDS encoding Arm DNA-binding domain-containing protein produces MTPSRAQTYQAQCRKGGRTRRVSIGRHGKITVDEARKLAKEGMGQVAKGEDPAEDRIGKARGKYRLT; encoded by the coding sequence GTGACGCCATCAAGAGCCCAGACCTATCAGGCGCAATGTCGCAAAGGTGGAAGAACCCGGCGCGTGTCCATCGGGCGGCATGGCAAGATTACCGTGGACGAGGCGCGCAAACTCGCCAAGGAAGGCATGGGACAGGTCGCAAAGGGCGAAGACCCTGCCGAGGATAGAATTGGTAAGGCACGAGGAAAGTACCGACTGACGTGA
- a CDS encoding site-specific integrase, with product MTYSHLELPDSKTGRRRIPLPREAHDILMGLPRLQGNPYVILGNTEDGHLTDLEKPWRRIRKRAGLEDVRLHDLRHTYASVAVTNGIDPFMLKEIMGHKNLSTTLRYAHLADDAVQRAAGSVASRLAGALQAQTTARHKLRVVS from the coding sequence GTGACGTATAGCCACTTGGAATTGCCCGACAGCAAAACCGGGCGGCGGCGCATCCCCCTGCCCCGCGAGGCCCATGACATTCTGATGGGTCTGCCACGCTTGCAGGGAAACCCCTATGTCATCTTGGGGAACACTGAGGACGGTCACCTAACCGACCTCGAAAAACCGTGGCGGCGCATTCGCAAGCGCGCAGGTCTCGAAGATGTTCGGTTGCATGACCTGAGACATACCTATGCATCCGTTGCGGTTACAAACGGTATTGATCCGTTCATGCTCAAGGAAATCATGGGCCACAAGAACCTGAGCACGACGTTGCGATACGCGCATTTGGCGGATGATGCCGTGCAAAGGGCCGCTGGCTCCGTTGCCAGCCGATTGGCGGGGGCATTGCAGGCTCAGACAACGGCAAGGCACAAGTTGAGGGTTGTTTCTTAA
- a CDS encoding IS3 family transposase encodes MLPKIKAFFKASGKCYGSKRIHQGLMADGEIASERRVAIIMKENKESPLLRKRRKPKTTDSKHDMKPSPNLLEQKFNCQTPNTVWLADITYIDTPSRALLRNSLPGSGQGEPVCRWEIPRADWQGLHHPIPSRACEHALPGTA; translated from the coding sequence TTGCTGCCAAAGATAAAGGCGTTTTTCAAAGCCAGCGGGAAATGCTATGGGTCCAAGCGCATTCATCAGGGTCTAATGGCTGATGGTGAGATCGCTTCTGAGCGGCGTGTGGCGATAATAATGAAAGAAAACAAGGAGTCTCCGCTTCTGCGTAAGCGCCGAAAGCCCAAAACTACTGACAGCAAACACGACATGAAGCCTTCACCAAATCTACTGGAGCAGAAGTTCAACTGCCAGACGCCCAACACCGTTTGGCTGGCGGATATTACCTATATCGACACTCCCTCTCGTGCATTGCTGCGCAATAGCCTGCCGGGCAGTGGACAGGGGGAGCCAGTATGCAGGTGGGAAATACCGCGAGCTGATTGGCAAGGCCTCCATCACCCAATCCCCTCTCGTGCATGTGAACATGCACTGCCAGGCACTGCATGA